From a single Herbiconiux sp. SALV-R1 genomic region:
- a CDS encoding IS481 family transposase: MSHANARLTPAGRLILIQRIQSGRAVAHVASEMGVSRTTAWRWWRRFRECGILGLQDRSSVARSHPRRTGACAETRVRILRALTRRGPVFIGARLGMPASTVGRILTRHHTPLLRDTDPVTGTVIRATRRTANRYEHPYPGSLVHIDVKKLGRIPDGGGWRAHGRSEMVRGRGIGYDYVHTAIDDHSRVAYAEIPADEKGDTAAGFLERTTAFYASVGVRIERIITDNAFAYRHSSAFRNTALEHGITQKFIRPHCPWTNGKVERLNRTLATEWAYARPFTSNAERAAALPAWLDYYNLERAHLGIGGTTPIDRINNDRGQYS, from the coding sequence GTGTCCCACGCTAATGCCCGGTTGACTCCCGCCGGCCGGTTGATCTTGATTCAGCGGATCCAGTCGGGTCGTGCTGTTGCTCATGTTGCGTCCGAGATGGGGGTGTCGCGGACCACGGCGTGGCGGTGGTGGCGCCGGTTTCGAGAGTGCGGGATTCTCGGGTTGCAGGACCGGTCCAGTGTTGCCCGGTCTCATCCGCGGCGGACAGGTGCATGCGCGGAGACGCGGGTGCGGATCCTGCGCGCTTTGACGCGTCGCGGGCCGGTGTTCATCGGCGCGAGGTTGGGGATGCCGGCGTCGACGGTCGGTCGGATCCTCACCCGTCATCACACGCCGCTGCTGCGTGACACAGACCCGGTCACGGGGACAGTGATCCGGGCCACGCGGCGCACGGCGAACCGCTACGAGCATCCTTACCCGGGTTCGTTGGTCCACATCGACGTGAAAAAACTCGGCCGCATCCCCGACGGCGGCGGGTGGCGCGCTCACGGACGAAGTGAGATGGTCCGCGGTCGTGGGATCGGTTACGACTACGTCCACACCGCGATCGATGACCACTCCCGGGTCGCCTACGCGGAGATCCCCGCCGACGAGAAGGGCGACACCGCCGCCGGTTTCCTCGAACGCACGACCGCGTTCTATGCCTCCGTCGGTGTGAGGATCGAGCGCATCATCACCGACAACGCGTTCGCCTACCGTCACTCGAGCGCTTTCCGGAACACAGCCCTCGAGCACGGGATCACTCAGAAGTTCATCCGCCCCCACTGCCCCTGGACCAACGGGAAAGTCGAACGCCTCAACCGCACCCTCGCCACCGAATGGGCCTACGCTCGACCCTTCACGTCCAATGCCGAACGAGCAGCAGCCTTGCCGGCCTGGCTCGACTACTACAACCTAGAACGAGCCCACCTCGGCATCGGAGGCACAACACCCATCGACCGCATCAACAACGATCGAGGTCAGTACAGCTAG
- a CDS encoding cyclodeaminase/cyclohydrolase family protein, protein MSARDSRLADWTAALAEPHGDPGGGAASAVMLSMAAALTSMTAGYAAAERFGDAPDDAEWEERRGVIERRARKLRARALELADADAAVSGAFAPAYSIDDRREREEAVAQVSAAATRTSQLIGEAALALPDDLEWLARHGNPALLADVAVARSALRGALCGARTNLTADGGDELTADERASLARFDEAIARLDARTPTS, encoded by the coding sequence GTGAGCGCTCGCGACTCGCGGCTCGCCGACTGGACGGCGGCACTCGCCGAGCCCCACGGCGACCCGGGCGGCGGAGCCGCGTCTGCGGTGATGCTGTCGATGGCCGCAGCGCTGACCTCGATGACCGCCGGCTACGCCGCGGCCGAACGGTTCGGCGACGCCCCCGACGACGCCGAGTGGGAGGAGCGTCGCGGCGTGATCGAGCGCCGGGCCCGGAAGCTGCGAGCCCGGGCTCTCGAGTTGGCCGACGCCGATGCAGCCGTGTCGGGCGCCTTCGCTCCCGCGTACTCGATCGACGATCGGCGGGAACGCGAGGAGGCCGTGGCCCAGGTGAGCGCCGCGGCGACCCGCACCTCGCAGCTCATCGGTGAGGCGGCGCTCGCGCTGCCCGACGATCTCGAGTGGCTCGCCCGCCACGGCAACCCCGCGCTGCTCGCCGACGTCGCCGTGGCCCGCTCCGCCCTGCGGGGTGCGCTGTGCGGGGCGCGCACCAACCTGACCGCGGATGGCGGTGACGAGCTCACGGCGGATGAACGCGCATCCCTCGCCCGTTTCGACGAGGCGATCGCCCGGCTCGACGCCCGCACCCCCACGAGCTGA
- a CDS encoding APC family permease has product MVNETRSPKRWLIGEPLPSDKLEGQLLPKRLALPIFASDPLSSVAYAPQELLMILLIGGLSFLTFAPWVAAAVVLLLIVVVASYRQLVKAYPSGGGDYEVAHKNLGEKAGLVVASALLVDYVLTVAVSVASGVDNIISAIPELNPFRVEIAIGFVVLLMAVNLRGVRESSKAFAIPTYLFVASVAAMIVIGLARTALGDAPVAESASFEVRADELTQAAMVLLLLRAFSSGCSALTGVEAISNGVPAFRTPKIKNAQRTLVLMGSIAICLFAGLTAVALISNVHYAENACHLIGFANCETTPQRSLMAQVAAATFGNNTIMFFVIQAATAAVLLLAANTAFNGFPLLGSVLAKDAYAPKAMLTRGDRLVFSNGMIVLALAATAILLVYQANLTQLIQLYIIGVFVSFTLGQTGMVKHWLTMLKNGCADRGAVYRSLAINAVGAVFTAVVLIVVTITKFTHGAWLVFAIMPVLFILMMGVNRYYRDVNKEVEVDPHTTFGSTGDHAIVLVGRMQKPVLKALDYAIAARHDSIEAVHLSIDEEQTQKLEADWQAMNIEVPLNIIESPYRDVAVPLAKYIMKHQAEHGSEVVTVYTPIYIVGHWWETILHNHKARRIRKKLMLVHGVTIALVPWLLDSSELLYGKRSRPLPGQERRGEPVRPVPRRPHATPTAGHRRHRG; this is encoded by the coding sequence GTGGTCAACGAAACCCGCTCGCCGAAGCGCTGGCTCATCGGCGAACCGCTCCCGAGCGACAAGCTCGAGGGGCAGCTCCTCCCGAAGCGCCTCGCCCTCCCGATCTTCGCGAGCGACCCCCTCTCCTCGGTCGCCTACGCGCCGCAAGAACTGCTGATGATCCTGCTCATCGGCGGTCTCTCCTTCCTCACCTTCGCGCCCTGGGTCGCAGCGGCGGTCGTGCTGCTGCTCATCGTGGTGGTGGCCTCCTACCGTCAGCTCGTCAAGGCCTACCCGAGCGGTGGCGGCGACTACGAGGTGGCGCACAAGAACCTGGGCGAGAAAGCGGGCCTGGTCGTCGCATCCGCTCTGCTCGTCGACTACGTGCTCACGGTCGCCGTGTCGGTGGCCTCGGGCGTCGACAACATCATCTCGGCCATCCCCGAGCTCAACCCCTTCCGCGTCGAGATCGCCATCGGCTTCGTGGTGCTGCTCATGGCGGTGAACCTCCGCGGGGTGCGCGAGTCGAGCAAGGCCTTCGCCATCCCGACCTACCTCTTCGTCGCGAGCGTCGCGGCGATGATCGTGATCGGTCTCGCCCGCACCGCCCTCGGCGACGCCCCGGTCGCCGAGTCGGCGAGCTTCGAGGTGCGGGCCGACGAGCTCACGCAGGCGGCGATGGTGCTGCTGCTGCTCCGCGCCTTCTCGAGCGGGTGCTCCGCCCTCACCGGCGTCGAGGCCATCTCGAACGGCGTGCCCGCCTTCCGCACCCCGAAGATCAAGAACGCCCAGCGCACTCTCGTGCTCATGGGATCGATCGCCATCTGCCTGTTCGCCGGCCTCACCGCCGTCGCCCTCATCTCGAACGTGCACTACGCCGAGAACGCGTGCCACCTCATCGGCTTCGCGAACTGCGAGACCACCCCGCAGCGCAGCCTCATGGCGCAGGTGGCCGCGGCGACCTTCGGCAACAACACCATCATGTTCTTCGTCATCCAGGCCGCCACCGCCGCGGTGCTGCTGCTGGCGGCGAACACGGCCTTCAACGGTTTCCCGCTGCTCGGCTCGGTGCTCGCCAAAGACGCCTACGCCCCGAAGGCCATGCTTACCCGCGGCGACCGCCTCGTGTTCTCGAACGGCATGATCGTGCTGGCGCTCGCCGCCACCGCCATCCTGCTGGTCTACCAGGCGAACCTCACCCAGCTCATCCAGCTCTACATCATCGGCGTCTTCGTCTCGTTCACCCTCGGGCAGACCGGCATGGTGAAGCACTGGCTCACCATGCTGAAGAACGGATGCGCCGACCGCGGAGCCGTCTACCGCTCGCTGGCCATCAATGCGGTAGGCGCGGTGTTCACCGCCGTCGTGCTCATCGTGGTGACCATCACCAAGTTCACCCACGGGGCGTGGCTGGTGTTCGCTATCATGCCGGTGCTGTTCATCCTGATGATGGGCGTGAACCGGTACTACCGCGACGTGAACAAGGAGGTGGAGGTCGACCCGCACACCACCTTCGGCTCCACCGGAGACCACGCCATCGTGCTCGTCGGCCGCATGCAGAAGCCGGTGCTGAAGGCGCTCGACTACGCCATCGCCGCCCGCCACGACTCCATCGAGGCCGTGCACCTCTCGATCGACGAGGAGCAGACCCAGAAGCTCGAGGCCGACTGGCAGGCCATGAACATCGAGGTTCCGCTCAACATCATCGAGTCGCCCTACCGCGACGTGGCCGTGCCGTTGGCGAAGTACATCATGAAGCACCAGGCCGAGCACGGCTCGGAGGTGGTCACGGTCTACACCCCCATCTACATCGTGGGCCACTGGTGGGAGACGATCCTGCACAATCACAAGGCCAGGCGCATCCGTAAGAAGCTCATGCTGGTGCACGGCGTGACAATCGCGCTCGTGCCATGGCTGCTCGACTCGTCTGAGCTGCTGTACGGCAAACGCTCCCGCCCGCTGCCCGGTCAGGAGCGCCGCGGTGAGCCCGTGCGGCCCGTTCCCCGGCGCCCGCACGCGACCCCGACGGCCGGCCACCGACGGCATCGCGGCTGA
- a CDS encoding allantoinase, with translation MRDLVGYGRNRPDPQWPGGARLAVNITLAVEEGAEDSVEDGFDRSEAPLTDVDGMGADVPGRDLTAESMMAYGSRVGFWRLQRLLEERGLPATIAACAVALEYNPQIAVHALFAGYDLLGHGYRYTKHYLLDEEEERAHLKLALASFKSIWGAEPDGWYCRYGPSEVTRALLVEHGFLYDSDAYDDELPYWSPVGGRKHLVIPNTGAANDDKFSKGWWATGDDLFTTLKDTFDVLYAEGERSPGMMTVILHPRVSGHAGRSAGVARFLDYARGHDAVWWARRSDIARHWYENFPPEIAR, from the coding sequence GTGCGCGACCTCGTGGGCTACGGCCGCAACCGACCCGACCCGCAGTGGCCGGGCGGTGCGCGCCTCGCCGTGAACATCACCCTCGCCGTGGAGGAGGGTGCCGAAGACTCCGTCGAAGACGGTTTCGACCGCAGCGAGGCGCCGCTCACCGACGTCGATGGCATGGGCGCCGACGTTCCGGGGCGCGATCTCACCGCGGAGTCGATGATGGCATACGGCAGCCGCGTGGGGTTCTGGCGGCTGCAGCGGCTGCTCGAGGAGCGTGGGTTGCCCGCCACCATCGCCGCGTGCGCGGTGGCGCTCGAGTACAACCCGCAGATCGCCGTGCACGCGCTCTTCGCGGGCTACGACCTGCTCGGCCACGGCTACCGCTACACCAAGCACTACCTGCTCGACGAGGAGGAGGAGCGGGCCCACCTCAAGCTGGCGCTGGCGAGCTTCAAGAGCATCTGGGGGGCGGAGCCCGACGGCTGGTACTGCCGCTACGGACCGAGCGAGGTCACGCGCGCGCTGCTCGTCGAGCACGGATTCCTCTACGACTCCGACGCCTACGACGACGAGCTGCCCTACTGGTCGCCGGTCGGAGGGCGCAAGCACCTCGTCATCCCGAACACCGGCGCGGCCAACGACGACAAGTTCTCGAAGGGCTGGTGGGCGACGGGCGACGACCTGTTCACCACCCTCAAAGACACCTTCGACGTGCTGTACGCCGAGGGCGAGCGGTCGCCCGGCATGATGACGGTCATCCTGCACCCGCGGGTGAGCGGCCACGCGGGGCGCTCGGCCGGTGTCGCGCGCTTCCTCGACTACGCCCGCGGGCACGACGCGGTGTGGTGGGCGCGCCGCTCCGACATCGCCCGCCACTGGTACGAGAACTTCCCGCCCGAGATCGCCCGATAG
- a CDS encoding alpha/beta fold hydrolase: protein MNVTVVFVAGFWLQGSSWDETVAPLRDAGYTVLTPTLSGLHSVEEDRSDVSLATHVAEVRELVESIDPAEQVVLVGHSGGGSIIHAVVDALPGRIARAIYVDSWPTADGIAINAELPADGDSVPLPDWDAFGEVDLRDLDDELRERFRQITVPQPVRVARDEQRLSDPARHDVPITLIATTFTRDDLDGYIASGHPMFAEFPPATSVTVIELPTGHWPQFTKPHDLSEALLSALPR, encoded by the coding sequence ATGAACGTCACCGTGGTCTTCGTCGCAGGGTTCTGGTTGCAGGGGTCGTCGTGGGACGAGACGGTCGCACCGCTCCGCGACGCGGGCTACACGGTGCTCACCCCGACGCTGTCGGGGCTGCACTCGGTCGAAGAAGACCGCAGCGACGTGTCGCTCGCCACGCATGTCGCCGAGGTGCGTGAGCTGGTCGAGTCGATCGACCCGGCCGAGCAGGTCGTGCTGGTCGGGCATTCCGGGGGTGGGTCGATCATCCACGCCGTCGTCGACGCCCTGCCGGGGCGCATCGCCCGGGCCATCTACGTCGACAGCTGGCCGACCGCCGACGGCATCGCCATCAACGCCGAACTCCCGGCCGACGGCGACAGTGTTCCCCTGCCCGACTGGGACGCCTTCGGCGAGGTCGACCTTCGCGATCTCGACGACGAGCTCCGCGAGCGATTCCGCCAGATCACCGTACCCCAGCCCGTGCGGGTCGCCCGCGACGAGCAGCGGCTCAGCGACCCCGCTCGCCACGACGTGCCGATCACCCTCATCGCCACCACCTTCACCCGCGACGACCTCGACGGCTACATCGCCTCAGGCCACCCCATGTTCGCCGAGTTCCCACCCGCGACGTCGGTGACCGTCATCGAACTCCCCACCGGCCACTGGCCCCAGTTCACCAAGCCGCACGACCTCTCCGAAGCCCTCCTCTCCGCCCTCCCCCGCTGA
- a CDS encoding DUF3073 domain-containing protein: MGRGRQKAKHTKVARELKYFSPDTNYSALERELTGSQSSEPDYSKWIDDDDENDDAYEPSDEQKRA; this comes from the coding sequence ATGGGGCGTGGCCGTCAGAAAGCCAAGCACACGAAGGTTGCGCGCGAGCTGAAGTACTTCAGCCCCGACACGAACTATTCGGCGCTCGAGCGCGAGCTCACCGGCAGCCAGTCGAGCGAACCCGACTACTCGAAGTGGATCGACGACGACGACGAGAACGACGACGCCTACGAGCCGAGCGACGAGCAGAAGCGCGCCTGA
- a CDS encoding sterol carrier family protein, with product MGKARIDAAVGTAAVTSAANDFDGASRDLRATAVRFLLQCLADAAPGNSVEVRVPPFGAVQCIEGPGHTRGTPPNVVETDAQTWLALATGTLSWAEGRASARVQASGQRADLSAHLPIVRLP from the coding sequence ATGGGCAAGGCGAGGATCGACGCAGCAGTGGGCACCGCCGCTGTCACCAGCGCGGCGAACGACTTCGACGGCGCGAGCCGCGACCTCCGGGCCACAGCGGTGCGCTTCCTCCTGCAGTGCCTCGCCGACGCCGCCCCCGGCAACTCCGTCGAGGTGCGCGTGCCGCCCTTCGGCGCCGTGCAGTGCATCGAGGGCCCCGGCCACACCCGGGGCACCCCGCCCAACGTGGTGGAGACGGATGCGCAGACCTGGCTCGCCCTCGCCACCGGCACTCTCTCGTGGGCGGAGGGCCGCGCATCCGCTCGGGTGCAGGCCTCCGGCCAGCGCGCCGACCTCTCGGCCCACCTCCCGATCGTCCGGCTTCCCTAG
- a CDS encoding helix-turn-helix domain-containing protein has product MTREREESNRRLLRARDAIDRAYAEPLDIATLARVALVSEAHFIRSFKAAFGESPHRYLQRRRVERAMFLLRETDRPILDICLEVGFSSLGTFGRTFRDIAGETPTECRRRGPIGFVPTCFVKTWARPSSLPPAAAIDSLGHVTQGSSFGEAPR; this is encoded by the coding sequence ATGACCCGAGAGCGCGAGGAGAGCAACCGCAGGCTGCTCAGGGCGCGTGACGCCATTGATCGTGCCTATGCGGAGCCGCTCGACATCGCCACGCTGGCGCGGGTGGCGCTGGTGTCGGAGGCGCACTTCATCCGCTCCTTCAAGGCAGCGTTCGGGGAGAGCCCGCACCGGTACCTGCAGCGCCGACGGGTGGAGCGGGCGATGTTCCTGCTGCGCGAGACCGACCGGCCCATCCTCGACATCTGCCTCGAGGTCGGGTTCTCGAGCCTCGGCACCTTCGGCCGCACCTTCCGCGACATCGCGGGGGAGACGCCGACGGAGTGCCGACGACGCGGGCCGATCGGATTCGTCCCGACCTGCTTCGTGAAGACCTGGGCCCGCCCGAGCAGTCTGCCCCCGGCCGCCGCGATCGACAGTCTCGGCCACGTCACGCAGGGGAGCAGTTTCGGAGAAGCGCCGCGCTGA
- a CDS encoding phosphoribosylaminoimidazolesuccinocarboxamide synthase — protein MSGADSGLPGGGVQLDGWRHVYSGKVRDLYEPAAAPGDGLTSKGLLVVASDRVSAFDHVLEPGIPGKGELLTRLSRWWFDRLGVANHLVADTSAYPPVPDEVTGRAMLVKSLEMFPIECVVRGYLSGSGWKEYQATQSVCGVELPAGLRDGDRLPAPIYTPAYKAPYGEHDENISFEKTVELVGTDDAEALRALSLDIYRTASQIAEARGVILADTKFEFGRDPETGEITLADEVLTSDSSRYWDAAAYDSGERTASFDKQIVRNWLAANWNQQGIPPELPPAIVEQTRARYRELLERLTGE, from the coding sequence ATGAGCGGGGCCGACTCCGGGCTCCCCGGTGGCGGGGTGCAGCTCGACGGCTGGCGACATGTCTACAGCGGCAAGGTGCGCGATCTCTACGAGCCCGCCGCAGCGCCGGGAGACGGCCTCACGTCGAAGGGGCTGCTCGTCGTCGCCAGCGATCGGGTGAGCGCGTTCGATCACGTGCTCGAGCCGGGCATCCCGGGCAAGGGCGAGCTGCTCACGCGACTGTCGCGCTGGTGGTTCGACCGTCTCGGGGTGGCGAACCACCTCGTGGCCGACACCTCGGCTTACCCGCCGGTGCCCGACGAGGTCACCGGGCGCGCCATGCTCGTGAAGTCGCTGGAGATGTTCCCCATCGAGTGCGTGGTACGGGGCTACCTCTCGGGCAGCGGCTGGAAGGAGTACCAGGCCACCCAGAGCGTCTGCGGTGTCGAGCTTCCCGCCGGTCTCCGTGACGGCGATCGCCTTCCCGCACCGATCTACACTCCCGCCTACAAGGCGCCCTACGGTGAGCACGACGAGAACATCAGCTTCGAGAAAACCGTCGAGCTCGTGGGCACCGACGACGCTGAGGCGCTGCGCGCGCTCTCGCTCGACATCTACCGCACCGCCTCGCAGATCGCCGAGGCCCGCGGTGTCATCCTCGCCGACACCAAGTTCGAGTTCGGGCGCGACCCCGAGACCGGCGAGATCACTCTCGCCGACGAGGTGCTCACGAGCGACTCGAGCCGCTACTGGGATGCCGCCGCCTACGACTCCGGCGAGCGCACCGCGAGCTTCGACAAGCAGATCGTGCGCAACTGGCTCGCCGCGAACTGGAACCAGCAGGGCATTCCGCCCGAGCTGCCCCCCGCGATCGTCGAGCAGACACGTGCCCGCTATCGCGAACTCCTCGAGCGTCTCACCGGAGAGTGA
- a CDS encoding VOC family protein, with the protein MNLDKITQSQIFVFDQDEALDFYVGTLGLEVSVDQDLGFMRWLTVNVPGHPHPQILLEKPGPPAMDPATAEQVRELVSKGAMGGWLCIATDDAHAAYADLKAKGVDITDEPTERPYGIDFGIRDPFGNAIRIGQLHALAAPADAAAD; encoded by the coding sequence ATGAACCTCGACAAGATCACCCAGTCCCAGATTTTCGTGTTCGACCAGGATGAGGCGCTCGACTTCTACGTCGGCACACTCGGCCTCGAAGTGAGCGTCGACCAAGACCTCGGTTTCATGCGCTGGCTCACGGTCAACGTGCCCGGGCACCCGCACCCGCAGATCCTGCTGGAGAAGCCCGGCCCTCCCGCCATGGACCCCGCCACCGCCGAACAGGTGCGCGAACTCGTGTCGAAGGGCGCGATGGGCGGGTGGCTGTGCATCGCCACCGACGACGCCCACGCCGCCTATGCCGACCTCAAGGCCAAGGGCGTCGACATCACCGACGAGCCCACCGAGCGCCCCTACGGCATCGACTTCGGCATCCGTGACCCCTTCGGCAACGCCATCCGCATCGGCCAACTCCACGCCCTCGCCGCCCCCGCCGACGCCGCTGCCGACTGA
- the purD gene encoding phosphoribosylamine--glycine ligase, protein MKILVLGSGAREHAIITALLREGDAHEIVAAPGNAGIAADVPVVELDANDPQAVTNYALAEDVQFVVIGPEAPLVAGVADALRTRGIPVFGPGKEAAALEGSKAFAKRIMEAAGVPTGRATNAGTLAEAEAALAEFGAPYVVKADGLAAGKGVLVTSDLAEATEHARHWLQHGDVLIEEFLDGEEVSLFLLSDGHSVAPLSPAQDYKRLLDGDAGPNTGGMGAYSPLPWLDESFGSEKAFVDEVIDTIALPTVRQLAAENTPFIGLLYCGLILTSKGIRVIEFNARFGDPETQVVLPRLETPLSGLLFAAATGTLGAVARPEFSDDAAVTVVLASENYPGSPVTGRVVSGLESASGIEGVSVMHAATDRDGDVIRATGGRVLNVVATAPTFDLARDRVYGALAGIRLDGSQHRSDIAAKVAGGES, encoded by the coding sequence GTGAAAATCCTGGTTCTCGGTTCCGGCGCTCGTGAGCACGCCATCATCACCGCCCTGCTCAGGGAGGGCGACGCGCACGAGATCGTCGCCGCGCCCGGCAACGCCGGCATCGCGGCCGACGTGCCCGTCGTCGAGCTCGACGCGAACGACCCTCAGGCGGTCACGAACTACGCACTCGCCGAAGACGTGCAGTTCGTGGTGATCGGGCCCGAGGCGCCCCTCGTGGCCGGCGTCGCCGACGCCCTGCGCACGCGGGGCATCCCGGTGTTCGGCCCGGGCAAGGAGGCCGCGGCGCTCGAGGGCAGCAAGGCGTTCGCGAAGCGCATCATGGAGGCGGCGGGCGTTCCCACCGGCCGCGCCACGAACGCCGGCACCCTCGCCGAGGCCGAGGCGGCCCTCGCGGAGTTCGGTGCGCCCTACGTGGTGAAGGCCGACGGTCTCGCCGCCGGCAAGGGCGTGCTGGTGACGAGCGATCTCGCCGAAGCCACCGAGCACGCTCGCCACTGGCTGCAGCACGGCGACGTGCTCATCGAGGAGTTCCTCGACGGCGAGGAGGTCTCCCTGTTCCTGCTCTCCGACGGCCATTCCGTGGCGCCGCTGTCACCCGCGCAAGACTACAAGCGCCTGCTTGATGGCGACGCGGGCCCCAACACCGGCGGCATGGGTGCCTACTCGCCACTGCCCTGGCTCGACGAGAGCTTCGGCAGCGAGAAGGCCTTCGTCGACGAGGTGATCGACACGATCGCGCTGCCCACCGTGCGGCAGCTCGCCGCCGAGAACACGCCGTTCATCGGGCTGCTCTACTGCGGCCTCATCCTCACGTCGAAGGGCATCCGAGTCATCGAGTTCAACGCCCGGTTCGGCGACCCCGAGACGCAGGTGGTGCTGCCGCGCCTCGAGACCCCGCTCAGCGGGCTGCTCTTCGCCGCGGCCACGGGCACGCTGGGTGCGGTGGCGCGACCGGAGTTCTCCGACGACGCCGCGGTCACCGTGGTGCTCGCGAGCGAGAACTACCCGGGGTCGCCGGTGACCGGCCGGGTCGTGTCGGGTCTCGAGTCGGCATCGGGCATCGAGGGCGTGAGCGTGATGCACGCGGCCACCGATCGCGACGGAGACGTCATCAGGGCCACCGGCGGTCGGGTGCTGAACGTCGTGGCGACCGCCCCGACATTCGATCTCGCGCGCGACAGGGTGTACGGGGCGCTCGCCGGCATCCGGCTCGACGGGTCACAGCATCGCAGCGACATCGCGGCCAAGGTCGCCGGAGGTGAGTCATGA
- a CDS encoding FBP domain-containing protein, which translates to MLSFSDAAIRASFINASQRERRDLSLPVGFDDLDWSSLDYLGWRDRKFPQLGYVVAEVDGEPVSVLLRQAEGRIRSRPQCAWCEDVHLPNDVVLFSAKRAGKAGRNGDTVAALVCAEFQCSANVRKRPPVAYAGFDVEAARQQRIDALRANVDAFVRRLAAGGEGA; encoded by the coding sequence ATGCTCTCCTTCAGCGATGCCGCCATCCGCGCATCCTTCATCAACGCCTCGCAGCGTGAGCGCCGCGACCTCTCGCTTCCCGTCGGCTTCGACGACCTCGACTGGAGCTCGCTCGACTACCTCGGCTGGCGCGACCGCAAGTTCCCGCAGCTCGGCTACGTCGTCGCCGAGGTCGACGGCGAGCCGGTCTCGGTGCTGCTCAGGCAGGCCGAGGGCCGCATCCGCTCGCGCCCGCAGTGCGCCTGGTGCGAAGACGTGCACCTGCCCAACGACGTCGTGCTGTTCAGCGCGAAGCGCGCGGGCAAGGCGGGCCGCAACGGCGACACGGTGGCCGCGCTCGTCTGCGCCGAGTTCCAGTGCTCGGCGAACGTGCGCAAGCGTCCGCCCGTGGCCTACGCGGGCTTCGACGTGGAGGCCGCGCGCCAGCAGCGCATCGACGCCCTGCGCGCGAACGTCGACGCCTTCGTGCGGCGGCTCGCCGCGGGCGGCGAAGGGGCGTAG
- a CDS encoding cupin domain-containing protein gives MTNDTPSRHVRSLLDAPAQHRSELGSITRLTADDFPLLRGLSIKRLVLAPGSIREPHWHANADEIGYCLAGDVLVSILDNADVFSSFTISAGQMFTIGSGSLHHIENIGDGEAEIVVAFSHERPEDFSLHAAFGTMTDAVLGNTYDLESSAFAPLTRDTGSADIVARSGPAVVPDTAGFGNPHKFDVEGQNPPLSYPFAHVKLARSQFWPALENLSMYSLTIEEEGMREPHWHPRTAEMGYVHKGRARMSVLDPDGTVDTYLLGPGDVYFIPKAYPHRIEVVGDDEIHFLIFFDQPTPGDIGYRASVSAFSRPVLAATFGVTVDELPEFPFTPIDPLLVARRNPVDPVG, from the coding sequence ATGACGAACGACACCCCCTCGCGCCACGTGCGCTCGCTGCTCGACGCCCCCGCCCAGCACCGCAGTGAGCTCGGCAGCATCACCCGGCTCACCGCCGACGACTTCCCCCTGCTGCGGGGCCTGTCGATCAAGCGGCTGGTGCTCGCGCCGGGCAGCATCCGTGAACCGCACTGGCACGCGAACGCCGACGAGATCGGGTACTGCCTCGCGGGAGACGTCCTCGTCTCCATCCTCGACAACGCCGACGTGTTCTCGTCGTTCACCATCTCGGCCGGGCAGATGTTCACCATCGGCTCGGGCTCGCTGCACCACATAGAGAACATCGGCGACGGGGAGGCCGAGATCGTCGTGGCGTTCTCGCACGAGAGGCCAGAAGACTTCTCGCTGCACGCCGCCTTCGGCACCATGACGGATGCGGTGCTCGGCAACACCTACGACCTCGAATCGTCGGCGTTCGCCCCGCTCACACGCGACACCGGCTCGGCCGACATCGTGGCGCGCTCGGGGCCCGCGGTCGTTCCCGACACCGCCGGGTTCGGCAACCCGCACAAGTTCGACGTGGAAGGCCAGAACCCGCCGCTCAGCTACCCCTTCGCCCACGTGAAGCTCGCCCGCAGCCAGTTCTGGCCGGCACTCGAGAACCTCTCGATGTACTCCCTCACCATCGAGGAGGAGGGGATGCGCGAACCGCACTGGCACCCCCGCACCGCCGAGATGGGCTACGTGCACAAGGGACGGGCGCGCATGTCGGTGCTCGACCCCGACGGCACGGTCGACACCTACCTGCTCGGGCCGGGAGACGTGTACTTCATCCCGAAGGCCTACCCGCACCGGATCGAGGTGGTGGGCGACGACGAGATCCACTTCCTCATCTTCTTCGACCAGCCCACGCCCGGCGACATCGGCTACCGCGCCTCGGTCTCGGCCTTCTCCCGCCCCGTGCTCGCCGCCACCTTCGGCGTCACCGTCGACGAGCTCCCCGAGTTCCCCTTCACCCCGATCGACCCCCTCCTCGTCGCCCGCCGCAACCCCGTCGACCCGGTGGGGTGA